In Mycobacterium stomatepiae, the following are encoded in one genomic region:
- a CDS encoding GntR family transcriptional regulator, with protein sequence MTTMQGANAEGGPVSAGAGVPLHRQLFLVLHDEIDRGVLAPGDALPTEQTLCDQFGVSRITVRRALADLADQGYIERRHGVGSFVRQHAPADLPVAGGSYLDGLRQAQFETEVDVLELGPRRPSRLVGDALETSGELLYVVRVRRQRRTGEPLMVTEAWLPNQLADKLTESALRSEPLYELLSNLGIVVERMRHEITAEVAGPRHARLLETAIGAALLRVNRLAFVAGRPHHYLSILLSPSRSRVLMSQSAAELETGDGLAIAHDVRWDSC encoded by the coding sequence ATGACGACCATGCAGGGGGCCAATGCCGAAGGCGGCCCGGTATCCGCCGGCGCCGGGGTGCCGCTACACCGGCAGCTCTTTTTGGTGCTACACGACGAGATCGACCGCGGCGTGCTGGCTCCCGGCGACGCGTTGCCCACCGAGCAGACGCTCTGCGACCAGTTCGGCGTTTCGCGCATCACGGTGCGCCGCGCGCTGGCCGACCTGGCCGACCAGGGATACATCGAGCGCCGGCACGGCGTCGGTTCGTTCGTGCGCCAGCACGCCCCGGCCGACCTACCGGTGGCGGGTGGTTCCTACCTGGATGGACTGCGCCAGGCACAGTTCGAGACCGAGGTCGACGTGCTCGAACTCGGTCCGCGCCGGCCTTCGCGGCTCGTCGGCGACGCGCTCGAGACGTCCGGCGAGCTGCTGTACGTAGTGCGGGTGCGGCGCCAGCGCCGAACCGGCGAGCCGTTGATGGTCACCGAGGCGTGGCTGCCAAATCAATTGGCGGACAAGCTGACCGAGTCGGCGTTGCGGAGCGAACCACTCTACGAGCTGCTATCGAATCTCGGGATCGTGGTGGAGCGAATGCGACACGAGATCACCGCCGAGGTTGCTGGCCCGCGTCACGCCCGCCTACTCGAGACGGCGATCGGTGCCGCGCTGCTGCGCGTCAACCGCCTCGCGTTCGTGGCGGGCCGGCCGCATCACTACCTGTCGATTCTGTTGTCTCCGAGCCGCAGTCGGGTGTTGATGAGTCAGTCGGCGGCCGAACTGGAAACGGGCGACGGCTTGGCGATCGCCCACGATGTGCGCTGGGACTCGTGCTAA
- a CDS encoding PfkB family carbohydrate kinase, producing MARVCVVGSVNMDITCDVDTLPRPGETVLASSLNHAPGGKGGNQAVAAARAGAQVQFVGALGDDAAAESLRAHLVANGVGLDATVAVAGPSGTAIIVVDAGAENTIVVAPGANAQLTLTAASTRTVADCDVLLTQLEIPIATAVAAAREAKTAGAVVIVNASPTPQQRSALAELAELADVVIANEAEAEELPWRPAHLVTTLGARGARYVSPDDELWVPAPTVSAVDTTGAGDVFAGVLAANWPSDPGSRTRRLTALQRACAAAALSTLVPGAGDCAPDSAAIDAAVPDPAQ from the coding sequence ATGGCTCGGGTCTGCGTCGTGGGCAGCGTGAACATGGACATCACCTGCGACGTCGACACCCTGCCTCGCCCGGGCGAAACGGTGCTCGCGTCGTCGTTGAATCACGCACCCGGCGGCAAGGGTGGCAACCAGGCCGTGGCCGCCGCCCGCGCGGGGGCACAGGTGCAATTCGTCGGCGCGCTCGGCGACGACGCCGCGGCCGAATCGTTGCGGGCGCATCTGGTAGCCAACGGCGTTGGGCTGGACGCGACAGTGGCGGTGGCCGGTCCCAGCGGGACGGCGATCATCGTGGTGGATGCCGGCGCCGAGAACACCATCGTCGTGGCGCCGGGCGCCAACGCGCAGCTGACCCTGACCGCCGCGTCCACCCGCACGGTCGCCGACTGCGATGTGCTGTTGACCCAGTTGGAGATTCCGATCGCCACCGCGGTGGCCGCCGCACGCGAAGCAAAAACGGCAGGCGCGGTCGTCATCGTCAACGCCTCACCGACCCCCCAACAGCGAAGCGCGCTGGCCGAACTGGCTGAGCTCGCGGACGTGGTGATTGCCAACGAAGCCGAAGCCGAGGAATTGCCCTGGCGCCCGGCCCATTTGGTGACCACTCTCGGTGCCCGAGGCGCCCGCTACGTCAGTCCCGACGACGAGCTCTGGGTACCCGCACCCACGGTCAGCGCGGTAGACACCACCGGTGCCGGCGACGTTTTCGCCGGCGTACTGGCAGCGAACTGGCCTTCCGACCCGGGTTCGCGGACGCGGCGGCTGACCGCCTTGCAACGCGCCTGCGCCGCGGCGGCGCTGTCGACACTGGTGCCCGGGGCCGGTGACTGCGCACCGGATTCCGCCGCCATCGACGCGGCCGTGCCCGACCCCGCGCAATGA